The stretch of DNA GAACCAGCTCCATCTTCGGCACGCCGGGCTGGAACCCGTCGAACAAGCGCTCACCTGAGCCGAGGATCACTGACGACACCTGCAGATCGATCTCATCGACCAGGCCCGCCTGGATCGCCTGCCGGCCGCACGATGCGCCACCAGCGATCGAGATGTCCTTTCCGCCGGCAGCCGCCTGCGCCTGTGCATAGGCGGATTCGATGCCGTCAGTGACGAAATGGAACGTCGTCCCACCGTCCATCTCGATCGGATCGTGGGCGTAGTGGGTGAGCACGAAGACGGGGCAGTGGTATGGCGGGGTGTCGCCCCACCATCCTCTCCAATCGGAGTCGCCCCAATCGCCCCGAATAGGGCCGAACATGTTGCGGCCCATGATGGTTGCGCCCATACCATCCAGCATGTCGGACATCACCTGCTGGTTGACCGGGTGATCCCTGTTCGGGCCGATATGCCAATCGTGAACGGCAAGGCCGCCTACCCCGAGGGGATTCTCTTCACTCTGATCGGGTCCGGCGACGTAGCCGTCGGCCGAGATCGACATCGAGAGGTTGGTGCGCGCCATGTGAAGTTCCGTTCCGTCGTGTCGTTGGGTTGCCTCTGCCCAATATGACCGCCCCGCCGCCAGAAACTCATCGGCATCCGGCGCTCATGCCCCAAGTCTGACGCCTACCTCGACCGCGAACGGGGCAACTTCGAGTGGTGAACCGGGTCAGTCAGCCGCGATTGCAGTCTGGACTTCGGCCACTTCACGCCCTAGGCCCATTCACCGAAGGTTCCAGCGCGGTGTTGTCACCGCCCGCGCGTAGCGTCCGCCACATGGGGGACAAACAACGCGCACGCAAGGCCAAACAGGCCCGACGTGACGAGCGCCGCGCGAAGAAGCGCAAGGCCGGAGCTTCTGTCGAAACGACATTCAGCGACGCGATACGTCGTGCTTTGGTGGGACATCCACTCAGCCTGCTGAGCGTGGCCAGCATGATTATCAACGTGGCGAAACCCGAATCGCTACTATCGCCTAATTCCGCCCGGCCCGACCCAGACCTTCTGGAGCGGGTGCTAACCGGTTTGATCGGTGTGCGGAATCGGGAGACGACGGCGCTTTTGGCGGTCGTCACCGAACTTCTGGTCGAGGAGCCAGCTACACAGCTCCGATGTCGACTCGAGCTGGCCGAGCGAGGCGAGCATCTGCCGCGGTGGATCTCCGCTTTGCCGGAGGTCGACGTCTACCGGGCGGTGCGCAGAACCAATGTGTTCGGTGACGTTGACGAACTCGTAATTGGTATGCGACTCGACGGCGGTCACGAGCTGACCATTGCCGTCGGAATCGACCACAACCTGTGGTCGAGCGTGGGTTATGCGGGTGCGGTACCAGAGTCGATCGACGACGTCCTGACGCAGCTGGCCGAAATGAGCAGCGACACAACCGTTTCCGAGATGAACCTGGCCGATGCCCGGGTGTGGATCGAGGATGCGCTCGACGAGCCCACATTCACACCGGAGACAGAGACGTGGCCGCTTTATAGGGCACTGGTTCAGTGGCTGGTAAGTCGGCTGCCTGAAGGCGGCGAACATCGGTCACCGGTCGAGGGGTGGAAGTCGAATAGGGAGTTGTGCGACAGATTCTTCGCCACCACGTCCGCGACGCCGTTCGGCGACCCCGGCCATCGGCAGTTGCTGCTTGAGCTCTTCGAGACTGGTTCTGGAGATCCGTTTCGATGGAGCGCGGCGCGCGTCGAACGGGCAATTCGTGGCGCTTACTACGGCGAGGACTTCATTCCGTTGGAAGTCGCACTTGACGCTCCGGATTTGCTACGTGCATTCATTCCATATGCTCACGCGCGCAGCGGGATTCGGGACGAGCTGACATCGCGAACGCTCGCTATGGTCGATGCACTGCGGTTGAGCTACAAGCGGGAGGTTCTCAGGCACGCATCAAGAAATTCGAGCGTGATCATCGGCACGTTTAGGGCCACTCGTTGATACGAGCTGCAGCGGCTACATCACCTGGCGTTTAGTGACTACCGGCGGTGGCAATACGTGCCACCGTGACTCTCCTGGCCGGCTCGGGCGTCTGCCGCTGATCTGATGAACTCGTCACTTTCGCACTGGTTGGCAGTCGGATTCGCGCTGCTGGCAGCGTTGTGCACTGCTATTGGAATTACGGTGCGGCAGAGGGCTATTCAAGACGAAGCGTCTCGACTGCCACCGCCGGACACGATCGTGACATCGTGGGTTCGCGACCCCACTTGGTGGATCGGCATTGGTGTCGCCGTGGCGGGATTCGCATTCCAGGCAGTCGCGCTGGTATACGGATCACTTTTATTGGTCCAGCCCTTACTGGTGTCTGCCCTACTGTTCGTGCTGCCCCTGGGTGCGCGCTTCTCCCGCCAACGCGTCCGCGCCGCGGACTGGGGGTGGGCGCTGATGCTGACTGGCGCGTTGACTGTGTTCATCCTCGTCGGGCGGCCGAGCGATGGTGATGGTCACCCGGCTGCTTCGAGCCGCGCGTGGGTGCTGTTGTTCGTGGTGGCACTGTCGATGGTGATCCCGTGCACGCTCGGTGCTCGCCGCACGACCGGTCGGCTGCGGGCTTCGCTGCTGGCGATTCCTGTGGCTGTGCTTCTCGGCTTGACAGCCGTCCTGACCAAGGTCTGCGCTCACAGGGTCTCTGTGAGCGGATGGGATGGTCTGCTGACGGTGCCGGCGCCGTACGTGTTCGTGGTGCTGGCGGTGTCGGTCACCGTGCTGCAGCAGTCGGCATTCAACGCGGGGGCCTTGCAGGCCTCGGTTCCGATCATGCTGGTCGGCGAGCCCGTGGTCGCCGCGTTGATCGGCGTGGTGGTGCTCGGCGAGGGCCTGACCGTGGATGGTCTAGCGGCGCCGGCTTTGGTCGCCGCGATAGGCGCCATGACGGCCGCGACGATCGCGTTGGCCTGCGGCAGCCGTGGGCGGTCAGACCAGCTGAGTAAAAACTCCAGCCGGAGCGCCCCGCCCGCGGCTGGTGCGGCCGCGGCCTCGCTTGACCGCCGCTCTGCAACCAGCAGCGTTCGGTGACGCACGCCGAACGGCAGGTCGTCGACCCGCCGCGTCTCCGCCCTATCCCTCCGCGGCGACCAACGATCCCAGCTTCACGTCGGGGTTGTCCCGTTGGAAGCCCTCCAGTCGCCAGCGGGTGGAGAACAGCACGAGCATGACTCCGTCGGTGCGGGTCAGGACTTCCGATGACACCTGTTTGCTCATGAACTCGGCGTCGGCAGGGTCCACGATCCGCGCCACCTGGTAGGGCAGTGACTCCAGCGAGATCGGGGCGCCGATCTCGGCGGCCATCCGGTGCACGGCCACCTCGAACTGCATCGGGCCGACCGCGGCGAGCACCGGCGCTTGCTCGCCACGACGGTCTGATCGCAACACCTGAGCAACGCCCTCCTGTTCCAGCTGCTCGATCCCGCGGCGAAACTGCTTGTGCTTACTGGGATCCGTGCCGCGGGCCACCGCGAAATGCTCGGGGGAGAAGCTGGGTATCGGCGGATACTGCACGGGCACATCGCGATACAACGTGTCACCCGGGCGCAGCGCCGCGGCGTTGGCTAGCCCGATCACATCACCCGGCCACGCGGTATCCAGCGTGGCGCGCTGCTGGCCGAACACCGACTGCGCGTACTTGGTGACGAACGGCTTGCCGGTCGCGGCGTGGGTGAGAACCTCTCCGCGCTCGAATGTGCCCGAGACCACCCGCGCGTAGGCGATGCGATCGCGGTGGGATGAGTCCATCCCCGCCTGCACCTTGAAAACGAATGCGCTGAAGGGTGATTCGGTCGCGCGCCGACCCCCATCGACGTCGAGCGATCCGCTCGGCGCCGGTGCGACGTCGACCAGCACATCGAGCAGCTGATTCACCCCGAAGTTCAACGCTGCCGACGTGAACAACGTCGGTGTCGCCGCGCCGCTGAGGAACTGCTCACGGTCGTAGTCCGAGCCATCCGCCGACAGCAGTTCGGACTCCTCGACAGCGGTCTCCCAGTCGACGCCCGCGGCCGCGTGAGCGTCGGCCGCGGCGATGTGCTCTTCGGGGGCAGCGGTGGCGCCGCCCGCGGTGCGGGTGAACCTGATGAAGTTTCCGGTCCGGCGGTCGAGCACCCCTTTGAAGTCGCCGGCGATGCCGACCGGCCACGTCAAAGGCGTTGGGCGCAGCCCGATTCGAGCCTGGATCTCGTCCATCAGTTCCAGGGCGTGGCGGCCGGGGCGGTCCCACTTGTTGACCACCGTGATGATCGGGATCCCCCGGTGCTTGCACACCTGGAACAGCTTCAGTGTCTGCGGCTCAAGGCCTTTCGCGGCGTCGATGAGCATCACCGCGGAGTCGACGGCCGTCAGCACTCGGTAGGTGTCTTCGGAGAAGTCGGCGTGGCCGGGGGTGTCGAGCAGGTTGATGACGCAGGTTCGATACGGGAACTGCAACGCTGTCGACGTGATCGAGATGCCCCTGGCCTTTTCCATCTCCATCCAGTCAGACACCGTCGAGCGCCGGCCCGCCTTGCCGTGGACCGCGCCGGCCTCGGTGATGGCCCGCGCGTGCAGCGCCAATGCCTCGGTCAACGTGGATTTGCCGGCGTCGGGATGGCTGATCACGGCGAAGGTTCTGCGGCGGCTCGTCTCAGCGGCGATACGGCCAGGTGGCGAGGTGTCGGAGGTCAGCGGAGCGGCCAGGGCATTGTCGGTCATAACGTCAGCGATGGTATTGGCCCGCGAGGCAAACCAGTAATCGACAATGGTGCGCGATGATCCTTTCGACAATCCGTGATCCTCGCTTGGTGACGATCCGCCGCGGCGGGACCCTCACAGATTCAGACCATCACCTGCTCGCGCTGTGGGCCGCAGAGTGCGCTGAGCACGTCCTTCCCTACTTCGAGTCCGCCAGGCCTCGAGACCAGCGGCCACGGCAGGCGATCGAGCACGCCCTTGCTTGGGTGAGTGGCGAGGTGAAGATGATGAAGGCTCGCACGGCGGGCGGCCATGCCATGGGTGCGGCCCGAGACCTGCGTGGGGCACCACGGTATGCCGCATACGCTGCCGGCCAGGCCGCCGTCGTCGCCCACGTCGCCGCGCACGAGCTCGGCGCGGCCGCCTACGCAATCAAGGCAGCGCGTGCTGCCGCGCCTCACGATGCAGCCGAGGCCGCGGGGGGTCTTGAATGCCGATGGCAGCGCGACCAGCTTCCTGATCCGATTCGCGAACTCGTTCTCGACGATCAGCGGTTGCGAAATGACCTCTGCTGGTCAGTGTTTGACTGCTGAGGCCCGATCGAGGCCGCGGCTCACACCGAGTACCCAGCGCATGATCAACCTGCGTCATCTACTTCTCCTTTGTGTCGATGGCCGCGGCGAACTCCGCAGCCAGGGTGTCGAGTTGGGCAGCTGTTCCGTGTTCACGCCACGCCGGCTGCTCCTGGCCCGACAGGTACATGCCGTGCTCGGTCAACACCAGCAGGGTGCCGTTGTCGGCTGACTGGAACTCGACGCTGGTGACCGAGACGGTCGACAGCTGATCCCCGGTGTGCAGTGTCGACATCGTCAGAATGCGTTCATTGGCCACGATTTCGGCGTAGCGAGCCTCGTAGGTCAACGGCCGGCCCTGTCCATCGAAGCCTTTGACCGTCTCGAGGCCGCCGACCACAAAGTCCTGAGTGTGCTCAGCTCCTTGGGCCATCCATCGCTTGCGCGCCGCCGGATCCGCCCATGCCTGGAACACCCTCTCCACCGCCGCGGGGTAGTGGCGCTCGAGTGTGAACGTCGAGTGCGTTACGTCCGTCATCACTTTCCTTTCAGGTAGTCGTCGAGCTCGTCGAGCTGTCGTTCCCATTGCGTGCGCTGGCCGCTGAGCCAGCGCTCTGCGTCGCGCAGCGCCTGTGGTTCGATCCGGCAGCTGCGGACCCGGCCCAACTTCTCGGTGACGATGACTCCCGCCTCTTCCAGCACCTTCAGGTGCTGCATCACCGCGGGCAGCGACATCGCGAGTGGCTCGGCCAACGCCTTGACCGGCGCAGGACTTCGGACGAGCCGCTCGACGATCGCCCGCCGGGTCGGGTCGGCGAGCGCGTGGAAAACGCGGCCCACCTCGTCAAACCCGGAATAGTTAGGCATCTACCTAACTATCACCGGCTGCCATGAAAAAGTCAAGCAGTTACTTAACTATTGTTGGACCGAGGTCCGCCCAACGACCGTGAGCTGCGGCGAAGAGCTAGAACAGCGACAGCTGCCGATCCTCGCCGAATTTGACGGGCACGGGCCGCTGGCGCACCTGCACTGGCCACCAGAACCATCGACCCAGCAGCGCCGCGATCGACGGCGTCATGAACGACCGGACGATCAACGTGTCGAATAAAAGCCCCAGCGCGATCGTCGTTCCGATCTGGCCGAGCACGCGCAGGTCGCTGAAGATGAACGACGCCATCGTGAACGCGAACACCAGCCCTGCCGCCGTCACCACCGAGCCGCTGCCCGCCATCGACCGGATGATGCCGGTGTTGATCCCGGCATGGATCTCTTCCTTGAACCGCGACACCAGGAGAAGGTTGTAGTCCGACCCCACCGCCAGCAGCAGGATGACCGCCAATGGCAATATCACCCAATACAAGTCGACGCCAAACAGGTGCTGCCATACCAACACCGACAGGCCGAACGACGCACCCAACGACAACGCCACCGTGCCCACGATGACAAACGCCGCGACCAGGCTCCGCGTGATGAACAACATGATCAGAAAGATGAGGCAGAGCGACGCGATGCCCGCGATGATCAAGTCGTAGTGCGCCATGTCCGCGATGTCTTTGTACGTGGACGCCGTACCGCCGATATACACCTTCGACCCCGCCAACGGCGTCCCCTTGACCGCCTCCTGCGCCGCATGTCTGATCCCATCGATATGCGAAATGCCTTCGGGCGTAGCCGGATCCACGTCATGCGTGATGATCATCCGCGCAGCCTTACCGTTCGGCGATAGGAACAACTTCAGCCCGCGCAGGAACTCCGGGTTGCTGAACGCCTCCGGCGGTAGATAGAACGAGTCATCGGTCTTCGATGCGTCATACGCCTGGCCCAGCGCGGTCGAATTCTGCAGCGCCGCTCCGCTTTGGCCGTAGATGCCTGACGTGGTCGCGTAGTTCGTCATCGTCAGATCGCGGTTGGTCTGCTGATTTTGGATCTGCGGCGGAATCAGCGCGAGCAGCTTGGGCTGCAGCTCATCCAGTTTCGCGATGCTCCCCGAGACGTTGGCCAACTGATCGGTCAAATCGTTGATGCCGTCGAGCGCGTCGAACAGCGACCGCAGGGCCCAGCAGATCGGGATGTCGTAACAGTGTGGCTCCCAATAGAAGTAGTTGCGGATCGGCCGGAAGAAGTCGTCGAAGTTCGCGATCTTGTCGCGCAGCTCCTGCGCCACCACCACCGTCTGCTGAAACGCCACCGTCTGTTCGTGCGTCACCGCGCTGGACTGCTGCTGCAACGCATACTGCTGCCGCAGAATGTTGATCGAGTCGTTGATGACGCCCACCTGCTTCTGCAGGTCGTTGGCGCGGTCCTGCTGGAACGGCAGGTTGTTGATCTGCGCCGCGCTGTTCGCACTGATCTGGAACGGGATCGACGTGTGATCCAAGGGGGTGCCCAACGGCCGCGTGATCGACTGCACCTGCGCGACGCCGTCGGTGTGAAAGACCGCCTTGGCCACCCGCTCCAGCAGAATCATGTCGGTGGGATTGCGGAGATCGTGGTCGGTCTCGATCATCAGCAGTTCGGGATTGAGCCGCGCCTTCGAGAAGTGCCGCTCCGCGGCCGCGTATCCCACATTGGACTTGGCAGTGGACGGCATGTACCGGCTGACGTCGTAGCTCACCTTGTAGCCGGATAGCGCTGCCAGTCCGACGAAGGCCAGCGCCATCGTCGCGATCAGGATCGGCCCGGGCCACCGGACGATCGCCGTCCCGATTCGCCGCCAACCCCGCTTGGCCGTCTTGCGTTTGGGTTCCAGCAGACCGAAGCGGCTACCGATCACCAGCACGGCGGGCGCCAGCGTCAACGACGCGATCAGTGCGACGAAAACACCGATGGCAGCAGGGATTCCGAGGCTCTGGAAATACGGCAGGCGGGTGAAGTACAGGCAGAACACCGCGCCGGCGATCGTCAAGCCGGACCCCAAGATCACGTGCGATGTGCCGCGATACATGTCGTAGAAGGACGCCTCGCGATCGAAACCGTCGTTGCGTCTCTCCTGATAGCGGCCGAGCAGGAAGATGACGTAGTCGGTACCCGCGGCGATGACCAACAGCGTGAGGATGTTGGTCGAATACGTCGACAGCCCAATGAGTCCGACGTTCGCGAGCAACGAGACGATCCCGCGCGCTGCGGACATTTCGACGAGCACCGTGATGAGCGCCAGCAGCATCGTGACTGGCGACCGGTAGACGATGAGCAACATCAGCGCGATCACCACGACGGTCAACAGGGTCACCATCACGGTGCTCTCGTTGCCCACCTCGAACTGATCGGCGATCTGCGCTGCCGAGCCGGCGACGTAGGCGTGTACGCCAGGCGGTGCAGGCGTTTTGGCGATGATCTGGCGCAGGGCGTCGACCGACTCCAGCGACAACGCCTCACCCTGATTGCCGGCCAGGAACACCTGAACATAGGCGGCTTTGCCGTCCGAGCTCTGCGAGCCCGCGGCTGTCAGCGGATCACCCCAGAAGTCCTGCACATGCTGGACGTGCTTGGTGTCCTCGTTGAACCGCTTGACCAGCTCGTCGTAGTAGCGGTGCGCGTCGGCGCCGAGCGGCTGGTCACCCTCGAGCACCACCATCGCCGCGCTGTCGGAGTTGAACTCGCCGAACACCTTGCCGATTCGTTGAAACGCTTGCAGGGAAGGTGAGTCCGGGGAGCTCAACGCCACGTTGTGCTCTTCGCCGACCTTTTCGAGCTGCGGCACCAGTACGTTCGTCAGGGCGGCGATGGCCACCCAGATCAACACGATCGGCACGCAGAGCCGACGAATCCATTTGGCGACCCGGTCTGTCGTCGTGGGGCGTTCGGTGAGATGTTGGCTCATCCGGATTTGTCCAGGCAGTAGGTGAAGGCGTTCAGGGTGTTGACCGTTCTTTCGTCTTTGACGACGTCGTCGATCTTGATTCGGCAGCCGAGGGAGTCGCTGTCGCCTTGGGCGGAGACGTTGACGAAGACGGCCGGTTGGGTGGTGGTGGTGTCATAGGACCAGGGCAGGGTCGCGGCGTCGACACGCTGGGGTTGGGCGTTGACGTCGAGGTAGGTGATGGTCGCGGTGGTGCCCGGTGGGCCGTAGACCTCCATGACGACGTGCTTGGGGTTGAACGGGTGGATCTCGTTGGCGGCTGCGCTGGGGGTGGAGGTGACGTCTTTGGAGCCGAAGATGCCGTTCAGCCGGTACACAGCGAATCCCGCGACCGCGATGACGAGGATCGCGACCAGAAGCATCCAGCGTCGCAACAGTCGGCTTCCGAGCGAAACCCGCTGCATCCGTGGCCTTTCGACGAGCGGTGACACGTTGATGGGCGGCCGACATCCCGGGCGTGGGATATCAACTTGGTTGACATTACGGTACGAGATCGGACCGCACAAGCGGGGCAACAATCCGACGAGCATCGCCGCTGGATCGGACAGGAGCGGGGCGGGCAAGACGGATTGTCGGAGTGCAGCGGTGTGCGGGCCCGTCGCGCCACTCCAGAACGAGTGCTCGAGCGCTAGGCGTCGGCAACCCAAGGTTTGCAAACACCGAGCGGCGGGAAAGCGAAACCCATTGTTTGTCCTGTTCGCAAGGAGGCGACCATGGCAGCGCCGGCCGAGACGCAAGGTGTAATCCGCAGCATCATTCCCGCACGAATCGACCGATTGCCGTGGTCGCCGTTCCACACCAGGATGGTCGTCGCGCTGGGCGTGGCCTGGATCCTCGATGGTCTAGAGATCACCGTGGCCAGCGCCGTGGCCGACACGCTGACACAGCCCGAGACCCTGGGGTTGTCGTCGGCCGCGGTTGGCTTCATCGCCAGCGTGTACCTGGCCGGCGAGGTCGTCGGCGCGCTGTTCTTCGGGCAACTGTCGGACAAACTCGGCCGACGCAACCTCTTCATGATCACCTTGGGCGTCTACCTCCTCGGTAGCGGCCTGACCGCGTTGACTCTCGGCAACGGCGCAGGGTGGATCGTGTTCCTCTACATCACCCGGTTCATCGCCGGCATGGGCATCGGCGGCGAGTACGCCGCCATCAACTCCGCGATCGACGAGCTGATCCCTGCCCGCTTCCGCGGCCGCGTCGACATCGCCATCAACGGAACCTATTGGGGTGGTGCGATTCTCGGCACCATCGGCACGTTCGTATTCCTCAAAGTCATCGACCTCAGCCTCGGTTGGCGGCTGGCCTTCCTCATCGGCCCGGTGCTCGGCCTCGTGATCTTGTTCGTGCGGCGCAACTTGCCGGAGAGCCCGCGCTGGCAGGTGATGAACGGCCGTGTGGATGCCGCCGAAGAGTCGATCTCCTACATCGAGCGCGAAGTCGAGGCCACCGGCGCTACGTTGCCTCCTGTCGACGAGAGCAAGGCCATCGAGCTCAAACCGACTGAGAAGATCGGCTATCTGGCGCTGACGCGAGTCCTGTTCCGTGATTACCCGTCCCGGTCCATCCTCGGCGCGACTCTGATGATCAGCCAATCCTTCCTGTACAACGCCATCTTCTTCACCTACACGTTGGTGCTCGGCAAGTTCTATGGCGTGGCGTCCGAAATGACGCCGCTGTACCTGATCGCGTTCGCCGTCGGAAACCTCACCGGCCCGTTGACCATTGGGCACTTCTTCGACACCATCGGCCGCAAGAAGATGATCGCCGGTACGTATCTGTTGTCCGGTGTTCTGCTTGCCGTCAGCGCGGTCTTGTTCAACGCCGGGGTGCTCAACGCGATCACCCAGACCATTGCCTGGTGTGTCATCTTCTACTTCGCGTCGGCCGGCGCCAGCGCCGCCTATCTGACTGTGAGTGAGATCTTCCCGCTCGAGGTGCGGGCCAAGGCCATCGCGGTGTTCTTCTCCATCGCTCAGTGCTTCGGCGCCCTCGGGCCGGTCGTCTACGGCGCGCTCATCGGCGATGGCTCCCAACCCTTCTTGCTGTTCCTTGGCTATCTGCTGGGTGCGGGCGTGATGATCGTCGGCGGCTTGGTCGCATGGTTCCTCGCGGTCGATGCCGAGGGTCGGTCGTTGGAAGAGATCGCCACCCCGCTGGCCGCCGCCGGTGTCGAGCGGCGCAGGGGTTCCGTCCGCGCGGAGGGTGCCGCTAAGCCGTACTCGCCCTGAGTGCTATCCGACGGCCGACGCCGACGGCGGTGCCGAACCACCTTGCGGCTCAGTGGCTGTCATCAATCGGACGATCTCCTCGCGATCGGCCGACGACGGAAGACCCATGCCGGGCTCATAGCCGTAAACCTCATGCAGGGGCGTCGCGGCGGTCCGGCCGTCAAGGATGTCCACCGAATCGGTGGTGATCAGACCGGGGTGCTCCACTCCGCACGCCTCGGCCACCTTGACCAGGTCGCGTCGTAAAGTCTTGATGTAGTTGGCCATTCGCACGGCCTTGACCTCCGGCACGAGTCCGCGCGCCAGCCACGCGTTCTGGGTGGCGACGCCCGTGGGGCACGTGTCGGTGTGGCACTTCTGCGCCTGAATACAGCCGATCGCGAGCATCGCCTCGCGGGCGACGTTGACCATGTCGCAGCCGAGCGCGAAGGCGACCACCGCGTTGTCGGGCAAGCCGAGCTTGCCGCCGCCGATGAATGTTATGTCCTCATGCAGATTTCGCTCGGCGAAGATCCGATACACCTGCGCGAAGCCGAGTTGGAACGGCAGCGAAACGGTGTCGGTGAAAATCAGCGGTGCCGCGCCCGTGCCGCCCTCGCCGCCGTCGATGGTGACGAAGTCGACCCCGCGGCCTGTCTCGCGCATGAGATCGGTTAGCTCATACCAGAATTCGAGATCGCCGACCGCAGACTTGATGCCGACTGGCAGACCGGTCTCGGCGGCGAGCATTTCCACCCAGTCCAGCAGGCTGTCGGTGTCGGTGAATTCCGCGTGCCGCGACGGGCTGATGCAGTCGCGGCCCTCGGGCACACCGCGCGCTTCCGCGATCTCGGCCGACACCTTCGGTGCGGGCAGCAGCCCGCCGAGGCTGGGCTTGGCGCCCTGGCTCAGCTTGATCTCCAACGCTCGCACCGGCGCGCCGGCCACCACGTCCTTGAGCTTGTCGATGTTGAAGCGGCCCTCGGCGTCGCGGCAGCCGAAGTAGGCGGTGCCGATCTGGAAGACGAGCTCGCCGCCGTGGCGGTGATAGCGGGAGATGCCGCCTTCGCCGGTGTTGTGCAGGCAGTCGGCCAGCGCGGCGCCGCGGTTGAGCGCCTCGACGGCGTTGCCGGACAGCGACCCGAAGCTCATCGCAGAGACGTTGACGACGGATTTCGGCCGGAACGCCTTGGGCCGATTGCGGGCGGCGCCGATCACCTTGGCGCACGGCAGCTCCACCTCGTGCCCGGCCGTGGGCGCCGACCGCGGCACGGCGCGACCGAAGGTGCGGTGCTTGATCACCGGGTAGCCGGCCGTGAACTCGAGGTCGTTGTCGGTGCCGAAGCCGAAGTAGTTGTTCTCCTTCTTGGCCGAGGCGTACACCCAGCGACGCTGGTCGCGGGTGAACGGTCGCTCCTCGTCATTGGCCGCGATGATGTACTGCCGAAGCTCGGGGCCGATGGCTTCGATCAGGTATCGAGCGTGACCGACGAGCGGAAAGTTGCGCAGCAGCGCGTGGTTGCGCTGGAACAGGTCACGGGCGACGACAGCTCCCAACGTCGAAGCAGCCGCGGCCGCGACAGCGCGAAAGACCCGGCTCATGGGGTCAGGGTTTCCGTGAGGGCGGGCCCCGAAACGCTCCAAGAAATCGCCAAGCGCG from Mycobacterium sp. JS623 encodes:
- a CDS encoding putative immunity protein, coding for MILSTIRDPRLVTIRRGGTLTDSDHHLLALWAAECAEHVLPYFESARPRDQRPRQAIEHALAWVSGEVKMMKARTAGGHAMGAARDLRGAPRYAAYAAGQAAVVAHVAAHELGAAAYAIKAARAAAPHDAAEAAGGLECRWQRDQLPDPIRELVLDDQRLRNDLCWSVFDC
- a CDS encoding dihydrofolate reductase family protein, encoding MARTNLSMSISADGYVAGPDQSEENPLGVGGLAVHDWHIGPNRDHPVNQQVMSDMLDGMGATIMGRNMFGPIRGDWGDSDWRGWWGDTPPYHCPVFVLTHYAHDPIEMDGGTTFHFVTDGIESAYAQAQAAAGGKDISIAGGASCGRQAIQAGLVDEIDLQVSSVILGSGERLFDGFQPGVPKMELVRVLEAPGVAHLRYRVTR
- a CDS encoding DMT family transporter, which gives rise to MNSSLSHWLAVGFALLAALCTAIGITVRQRAIQDEASRLPPPDTIVTSWVRDPTWWIGIGVAVAGFAFQAVALVYGSLLLVQPLLVSALLFVLPLGARFSRQRVRAADWGWALMLTGALTVFILVGRPSDGDGHPAASSRAWVLLFVVALSMVIPCTLGARRTTGRLRASLLAIPVAVLLGLTAVLTKVCAHRVSVSGWDGLLTVPAPYVFVVLAVSVTVLQQSAFNAGALQASVPIMLVGEPVVAALIGVVVLGEGLTVDGLAAPALVAAIGAMTAATIALACGSRGRSDQLSKNSSRSAPPAAGAAAASLDRRSATSSVR
- a CDS encoding MmpS family transport accessory protein — encoded protein: MQRVSLGSRLLRRWMLLVAILVIAVAGFAVYRLNGIFGSKDVTSTPSAAANEIHPFNPKHVVMEVYGPPGTTATITYLDVNAQPQRVDAATLPWSYDTTTTQPAVFVNVSAQGDSDSLGCRIKIDDVVKDERTVNTLNAFTYCLDKSG
- a CDS encoding MMPL/RND family transporter, which codes for MSQHLTERPTTTDRVAKWIRRLCVPIVLIWVAIAALTNVLVPQLEKVGEEHNVALSSPDSPSLQAFQRIGKVFGEFNSDSAAMVVLEGDQPLGADAHRYYDELVKRFNEDTKHVQHVQDFWGDPLTAAGSQSSDGKAAYVQVFLAGNQGEALSLESVDALRQIIAKTPAPPGVHAYVAGSAAQIADQFEVGNESTVMVTLLTVVVIALMLLIVYRSPVTMLLALITVLVEMSAARGIVSLLANVGLIGLSTYSTNILTLLVIAAGTDYVIFLLGRYQERRNDGFDREASFYDMYRGTSHVILGSGLTIAGAVFCLYFTRLPYFQSLGIPAAIGVFVALIASLTLAPAVLVIGSRFGLLEPKRKTAKRGWRRIGTAIVRWPGPILIATMALAFVGLAALSGYKVSYDVSRYMPSTAKSNVGYAAAERHFSKARLNPELLMIETDHDLRNPTDMILLERVAKAVFHTDGVAQVQSITRPLGTPLDHTSIPFQISANSAAQINNLPFQQDRANDLQKQVGVINDSINILRQQYALQQQSSAVTHEQTVAFQQTVVVAQELRDKIANFDDFFRPIRNYFYWEPHCYDIPICWALRSLFDALDGINDLTDQLANVSGSIAKLDELQPKLLALIPPQIQNQQTNRDLTMTNYATTSGIYGQSGAALQNSTALGQAYDASKTDDSFYLPPEAFSNPEFLRGLKLFLSPNGKAARMIITHDVDPATPEGISHIDGIRHAAQEAVKGTPLAGSKVYIGGTASTYKDIADMAHYDLIIAGIASLCLIFLIMLFITRSLVAAFVIVGTVALSLGASFGLSVLVWQHLFGVDLYWVILPLAVILLLAVGSDYNLLLVSRFKEEIHAGINTGIIRSMAGSGSVVTAAGLVFAFTMASFIFSDLRVLGQIGTTIALGLLFDTLIVRSFMTPSIAALLGRWFWWPVQVRQRPVPVKFGEDRQLSLF
- a CDS encoding SRPBCC family protein translates to MTDVTHSTFTLERHYPAAVERVFQAWADPAARKRWMAQGAEHTQDFVVGGLETVKGFDGQGRPLTYEARYAEIVANERILTMSTLHTGDQLSTVSVTSVEFQSADNGTLLVLTEHGMYLSGQEQPAWREHGTAAQLDTLAAEFAAAIDTKEK
- a CDS encoding ArsR/SmtB family transcription factor, encoding MPNYSGFDEVGRVFHALADPTRRAIVERLVRSPAPVKALAEPLAMSLPAVMQHLKVLEEAGVIVTEKLGRVRSCRIEPQALRDAERWLSGQRTQWERQLDELDDYLKGK
- a CDS encoding peptide chain release factor 3, giving the protein MTDNALAAPLTSDTSPPGRIAAETSRRRTFAVISHPDAGKSTLTEALALHARAITEAGAVHGKAGRRSTVSDWMEMEKARGISITSTALQFPYRTCVINLLDTPGHADFSEDTYRVLTAVDSAVMLIDAAKGLEPQTLKLFQVCKHRGIPIITVVNKWDRPGRHALELMDEIQARIGLRPTPLTWPVGIAGDFKGVLDRRTGNFIRFTRTAGGATAAPEEHIAAADAHAAAGVDWETAVEESELLSADGSDYDREQFLSGAATPTLFTSAALNFGVNQLLDVLVDVAPAPSGSLDVDGGRRATESPFSAFVFKVQAGMDSSHRDRIAYARVVSGTFERGEVLTHAATGKPFVTKYAQSVFGQQRATLDTAWPGDVIGLANAAALRPGDTLYRDVPVQYPPIPSFSPEHFAVARGTDPSKHKQFRRGIEQLEQEGVAQVLRSDRRGEQAPVLAAVGPMQFEVAVHRMAAEIGAPISLESLPYQVARIVDPADAEFMSKQVSSEVLTRTDGVMLVLFSTRWRLEGFQRDNPDVKLGSLVAAEG